The segment cctgtttcaggCGAAGTTAAAATTCAAATGATATATTGTACGAGAAGAATTTATGTCATGATGTAAGAGCTTACATCGTCTATTTAATgctgtatttaaaatgtttacttttatttccacAGGAATGAGTTTTTATCTTCCTGAGTCGGCTGAGTTGCACGAATCATATCCCTAAAAACCCGAATGTACAGACCATAGATGCTATTAAACTGAGGTTACTTTATATTTGccgtttgttttctctctgttaaTGGAAATGAAACTTCAATGTTTGTGGGCCAACGTGTCCATGAAACCACCGAGAGCAGGCGTGCTGATAACCTCTTTgactttcacacattttatcttgttaactttgtgtttgtagAAAACATGCGTTCTGTTCAGGAGTAATTCTGTATATTCTGCactctttttcctgtttttgttgtgttttgttcaaCTGTTGTGTTGCGATACTCGAAAAGACCCATTAACTTATTTATCCAATGTTTTAGTTCAACGCTGAATGAAGGGGAACATATCAGATCACAGAGGTAGCTGCTGTGTAACAGCAAATACACTGGACCATTTAAATCATGTTAAATTATaccaatgttattttttttatttagccaCTTTAATGAGAATTAATCTGTTTTTGGGGAGATGTGGTCtcattcagtttttatcatGTTTAATGCCCAAATACTGctgtaaaaacattaaacataataaacaagctgctgtgctgtttgaGTCTTTATCTTGTGAGTTTTTAAATATCTATACTTTAACAGCAGCTGTGACTATGAACATCAGTGATGTTGTTCATTAATCAAACCTCTCCCGTCCTTCTCACCTTCAGGActtcctcgttagtatagtggacagtatctccgcctgtcacgcggaagaccggggttcgattccccgacggggagtaacaatgcttttttttttgtttttattaacgTTCctccagataaataaaaatttgtccGTGGAGTTCAACAGcgctttttctttccctcatcATGGTTGAAATCAGACAGGAACAAATCTAATATTTTATCCGtctgcacattcacacagtaacttctttttatgatttcatttatcagaaataataataataataataattccatTTCAAACCTTTTCCTAATAAGTATTTGATTTATTCTCATTAACATTTGTTCAGTACTCccacaaaaaatattgttttttcgCAACGACATCGGTTAataatttgtaaatataaatatataaaaattacaaTACAGATTATGATTAGGTCATAGATACTATTTTACTATCTGAACtatttttgatataaaaaattAAGGAAATCGTTAAAGCGAAATTAAACGTAAGTTCGTGTTTCCGGAAGTGACGTATTGGATCGTTGGGGTCAAAGTTGACAAAAACGGTGAGGACTTCCTTTCCTGTTAGCGGCGGCCGAAACAGCATCAGTGAGTCCAACTTAGCTTCACACAATCTTCATCCATCGGCTTCCATCTGCCCATTTTAACGTTCTTTATCCCTCCACATCTGTGCCGgttgctcctctctctctgttgattttgatattttcatgaatttttACCggctgtgattaaaaaaaagaaagatagtGCAATGCTTCGTCCCCTTACAGTCATTTCCAACATGGCGGCCTCAGTTtggatctgagctgctctgttaAATTTCCTTCTTTTAAATCCACAAACTGCGCGTTGTTCCCAGTTTAGTGTCAGTTCAGTTAAACTATTATCGTTCATTATTGTCTGATAATGTCCGAGCTGTAAAGACACTGTTTAGGTCAGTGACGTTAGCaggatgctaatgctaacgtaGCCCCAACAGGGCTCCTTCAGTTTCACCGAGGCGTTGATTTCTTTTTGCACCCATCGTGTTGAattgtgtctctttttctggCAGATATGGGCAAGTTCATGAAGCCTGGGAAGGTGGTGATGGTGCTAGCTGGACGCTACGCCGGGCGTAAAGCTGTCATCGTCAAGGTAAGACTGAGCTGACCGTCCGGAGGAAAGGCTGCTGTGTTGGTCTGAATGTGAGGAGCAGACTGTGGGGACAACCAGGTGAAACCCACAGACTCACACTGCTGCAAATATTCATCAGAAGACTTTCCCTCTGTAAAATCTGCAGCAAAGATGTTTTTAGAGACACTGAATTTGTTTCTTGTGCCAGCTGAAGCCTCTAAAGTCGAGTTAATCTGGACTAATTCATAAAAGCTTTAATACGTTAGCAGGCTCGACAACATTAAGGCCTCAAACAAATAACAACTAAGCCATCTGTCAACTGTCTGTCTGGTTATAGCACACGTCAAACCCACGTTTCAGAAACAAGGTCTTCTCAGAGGCAAATAAAGCAGCAGTGTGGATGGACTCGCTGGTTTTCAGtccctgtttctctttccaGAACATTGACGATGGAACCACTGACCGCCCGTACAGCCACGCTCTGGTCGCAGGCATTGACCGCTATCCTCGTAAGGTGACCACAACCATGGGCAAGAAGAAGATCGCCAAGAGGTCCAAGATCAAGGCCTTTGTCAAGGTGTTCAACTACAACCACCTAATGCCCACCAGGTCAGTGATGATTTTTCGAGTTTGAGAAAGACTGAATATCTTCTCTTTATACAACTGAAAAGAGCTGCAAGGTTTGATGTTTGAGGACAGAGTTAACCCCCCCTTTCACCCTGAGCACCGAGGATGTGACAGTTTGGAAATTATTGGAGAGAAATTCACAGAGAAATGGTGGTGGTGTTCTGTATTTATGTGCCAAAAGTCCCACGAAAAGGCAAAACCAGGAATTAATTAGAAtattagcttgttttttttttgttttttttatccagaggaggaaggaggtggaatttcagtttcatccaaaaaacagtttttatacTGATTTTTATATTGTTTACTTCATATGTCACATTAAATGGAAGAAACCGGTTAAGTAAACTTCAAGTCTATAAACTCGTTTTAATCAACTccagtttttttgtcttttagcAGCAAACAGCTCTTATTGCTCTGCAAACTATTGATTCCTTCAATTTCATTTAACACCATAAAGTTCACTTTCAGTCCAGACACAGAAGGAACTTGAGTCTTCCTGTGTTTGATAGATGCTTCCTGTACGTGTTGAACTCACAAACAAGATGCTTTATTAATGTGGACATTGTCAGTGAACTGAAGAGAATCCAAGCAAAGTGATGAAATTAAACTAATTTTGTTGTTTCGCTGATTTTATGTAAGAAACATGAGTTCCTTGActgaaactgctcagctgtgtcCACCAGCTTCCAGCTATTAGTGTCGTCATACAAAATGTAACTGTCGTCAGTTGGAGGGTCTTAACGTCGCCTCCTTTTCCTTCAGATACTCTGTGGATATTCCTCTGGACAAAACTGTTGTCAACAAGGACGTCTTCAGGGATCCTGCTCTCAAGCGCAAAGCCAGACGAGAGGCCAAGATCAAGTTTGAAGAGAGGTGAGTCCGCATCACAAGAACCAGCCCTCTGTCGTGGCGTCACCGAGTGTCTGTTCAGCTTTAAGCCCATTTAAAACGCAAACATCGAAAACAGAAGTCTTTAATGTCTTCTGACCAACCTGCTCTCATTTatcaacacaaagcagaaaatagTGTGAACAAACGTTTGCTTTAAAAAACTTCTCTAAAAATGCCAGAACGTAACTTATCAGTGTTTGGTGA is part of the Echeneis naucrates chromosome 8, fEcheNa1.1, whole genome shotgun sequence genome and harbors:
- the rpl27 gene encoding large ribosomal subunit protein eL27, which codes for MGKFMKPGKVVMVLAGRYAGRKAVIVKNIDDGTTDRPYSHALVAGIDRYPRKVTTTMGKKKIAKRSKIKAFVKVFNYNHLMPTRYSVDIPLDKTVVNKDVFRDPALKRKARREAKIKFEERYKTGKNKWFFQKLRF